In Longimicrobiales bacterium, a genomic segment contains:
- a CDS encoding TolC family protein produces LWTLFDGGERGARIRQADALQDVALAQRASAERSLIAATASAWLGARLAGDLLDAYDAQQEALRAERQRVAQLLAEGKVARVEMLRIEAALARADADAAAAAAERDVALADLERFTGVPSEPATSSIATPDAPDPEAAAARAIEASAELRAARARATAASAAHAQSRAGWLPRVDLAGRYNEYGSGAGDMSWEWQGGVQLSWALFTGGARARESERTAAEARAASAEAEAVARDIEHQADRATASLTGALARVLALEVALAQQQEVVRVELLALQEGAGVQTDYLAAEAELLRTRATLTEARHVALLARIEIARITGELSSAWLENTLERGQ; encoded by the coding sequence CGCTCTGGACGCTGTTCGACGGCGGTGAGCGAGGTGCACGCATCCGGCAGGCGGACGCGCTGCAGGACGTCGCACTGGCGCAGCGTGCGTCGGCGGAGCGCTCACTCATCGCAGCCACCGCCTCGGCGTGGCTGGGCGCCCGCCTCGCCGGCGACCTGCTCGACGCGTACGACGCGCAGCAGGAGGCGCTGCGGGCGGAGCGGCAGCGCGTGGCACAGCTGCTGGCGGAAGGCAAGGTCGCGCGTGTCGAGATGCTGCGCATCGAGGCGGCGCTGGCACGCGCGGACGCCGACGCCGCGGCCGCTGCGGCGGAGCGGGACGTCGCGCTCGCGGACCTCGAGCGCTTCACGGGTGTGCCGTCGGAGCCCGCAACATCGAGCATTGCGACACCCGACGCGCCGGATCCCGAAGCCGCTGCCGCACGCGCGATCGAGGCCAGTGCCGAGCTGCGTGCGGCGCGCGCCCGCGCAACTGCCGCATCCGCTGCGCACGCGCAGTCCCGGGCGGGCTGGCTTCCGCGCGTCGACCTCGCCGGGCGCTACAACGAATACGGCAGCGGCGCCGGTGACATGTCCTGGGAGTGGCAGGGCGGCGTGCAGCTCTCCTGGGCGCTGTTCACCGGCGGCGCACGCGCGCGCGAATCGGAGCGCACCGCGGCGGAAGCGCGCGCCGCGAGTGCGGAAGCCGAAGCCGTCGCACGCGACATCGAGCACCAGGCGGATCGTGCGACTGCGTCACTCACCGGCGCACTCGCGCGCGTGCTCGCACTGGAAGTGGCCCTCGCGCAGCAGCAGGAGGTCGTGCGCGTCGAGCTGCTCGCGCTGCAGGAGGGTGCCGGCGTGCAGACCGATTACCTGGCCGCGGAAGCCGAGCTGCTGCGCACGCGCGCGACCCTGACGGAAGCGCGGCACGTCGCGCTGCTCGCGCGCATCGAGATCGCGCGGATCACGGGCGAGCTGTCGTCGGCCTGGCTCGAGAACACACTGGAGCGTGGACAATGA